A genomic stretch from bacterium includes:
- a CDS encoding cell division protein ZapA: protein MKKNKIRILGKEYLFQSDFDEKQLKESEKKIEERIKHYESQYPNADKIDLLVVFILELLENIYIKEKQICEREKKFENLKGKLEMMEKNIKEKLNILTKEIQ, encoded by the coding sequence GTGAAAAAAAATAAAATAAGAATTCTCGGAAAAGAATATTTATTTCAATCTGATTTTGACGAAAAACAATTAAAAGAATCAGAAAAAAAAATTGAAGAAAGGATAAAACATTATGAAAGTCAATATCCCAACGCAGATAAAATTGACCTTTTAGTTGTATTCATCCTTGAACTTTTAGAAAACATATATATAAAAGAGAAACAAATTTGCGAGAGAGAAAAAAAATTTGAGAATTTAAAGGGAAAATTAGAAATGATGGAAAAGAATATAAAGGAGAAATTAAATATCTTGACAAAAGAAATACAATAA